One genomic segment of Chitinophaga sancti includes these proteins:
- the cyoE gene encoding heme o synthase, with the protein MIRANSIKLSLSYAVASKVKDYSQLMKFNLTFMVVFSSVVGYLLVPGVEFSLIKIVELFAGGLLVSGSANTINQLLEVETDKLMARTAVRPLPSGRVSETEARILAFATAISGVLIMAWAFNWLSAGLSLLSLVVYAFIYTPWKRWNSLAVLVGAIPGAMPLLIGWAAGADELGAGGWSLYALQFVWQFPHFWAIAWVGHKDYKNAGFKLLPNGSEPNRMIAIQAVMYTFLLIPLGGLPYLFRISGAISAVIVFLATLFFLYRAVNLYRKCDAAAARKLMFGSYIYLTIMQLALLADKVHNI; encoded by the coding sequence ATGATAAGAGCAAACTCCATAAAATTGTCGTTGTCGTATGCTGTAGCCAGTAAGGTGAAGGATTATTCTCAGCTGATGAAGTTTAACCTAACCTTTATGGTGGTGTTTTCCAGTGTAGTGGGTTACTTACTCGTTCCTGGGGTGGAGTTTTCGTTGATAAAAATCGTTGAATTATTTGCCGGTGGTTTATTAGTATCCGGCTCAGCAAATACAATCAATCAGTTACTGGAAGTAGAAACAGACAAGCTGATGGCACGGACGGCTGTAAGGCCCCTGCCCTCCGGCCGTGTTTCTGAAACAGAAGCCAGGATCCTGGCTTTTGCAACAGCTATCTCCGGTGTATTGATCATGGCATGGGCATTCAACTGGCTGAGTGCTGGGTTGAGCCTGTTATCGCTGGTAGTGTATGCATTTATCTATACACCCTGGAAAAGATGGAATTCACTGGCGGTGCTGGTGGGTGCAATCCCGGGAGCGATGCCACTGTTGATAGGCTGGGCAGCAGGAGCGGATGAACTGGGCGCTGGCGGATGGTCTTTATATGCACTTCAATTCGTATGGCAGTTCCCTCACTTCTGGGCGATTGCATGGGTTGGACATAAGGATTATAAAAACGCCGGTTTCAAATTATTACCAAACGGTTCAGAACCAAACAGGATGATCGCTATTCAGGCTGTAATGTATACATTCCTCCTGATTCCACTGGGTGGTCTTCCTTATCTGTTTAGGATCAGCGGTGCCATTTCAGCAGTGATCGTATTTCTGGCTACGCTTTTCTTCCTTTACCGTGCGGTTAACTTGTATAGAAAATGTGATGCTGCAGCAGCACGTAAGCTGATGTTCGGATCTTACATTTATCTTACAATCATGCAGTTGGCATTATTAGCTGACAAAGTGCATAACATTTAA
- a CDS encoding cbb3-type cytochrome c oxidase subunit I translates to MSNEATLHSQQELMHGAHGHDHGHGHDDHEHHEGGFISKYVFSLDHKTIAKQFLITGIIWAIIGAFFSVLFRLQLGFPDATFPWMESILGKWAKGGRITDEAYYALVTMHGTILVFFVLTAGLSGTFSNLLIPLQVGARDMASPLMNMMSYWFFFLASVVMMTSLFVQTGPASGGWTAYPPLSALGDASIGSKIGMDLWLSAMALFVVSQLLGGLNYISTILNMRTKGMTMTKMPLTIWGFFFTAVLGVLSFPVLLSGFILLLFDRHGGTSFYLSELFVNGKALSNEGGSAILYQHLFWFLGHPEVYIIILPAMGMVSEVMAVNSRKPIFGYLAMVGSMFAIVILAFLVWAHHMFVTGLNPFLGAFFVLLTLLIAVPSAIKVFNWITTIWRGNIRFTPGMLFSIGFVSTFISGGLTGIWLGNSSIDIHLHDTYFVIAHFHIVMGVSAFFGTFAGVYHWFPKMFGRYMNNTLSYIHFWITLCGAYLIFWPMHYEGLVGMPRRYYDYSNWESFKQFADLNHFISIVVILVFATQLLFVFNFFYSIFKGRKLTTQNPWNATTLEWTTPINPGHGNWPGEIPEVHRWAYDYSKDGQDFIPQVVPLSPEEQANGGH, encoded by the coding sequence ATGAGTAACGAAGCAACATTGCACAGTCAACAGGAGCTAATGCACGGCGCCCACGGGCACGATCATGGCCACGGTCACGATGACCATGAGCACCATGAGGGCGGCTTCATTTCGAAGTATGTTTTTAGTCTGGATCACAAAACTATCGCTAAGCAGTTTCTGATTACCGGTATTATCTGGGCTATCATAGGTGCCTTCTTCTCTGTACTGTTCCGTTTGCAACTGGGTTTCCCTGATGCTACTTTCCCCTGGATGGAAAGCATACTGGGAAAATGGGCTAAAGGTGGCCGTATTACTGACGAAGCTTACTATGCATTGGTAACAATGCACGGTACAATCCTCGTATTCTTTGTATTAACAGCCGGTTTGAGCGGTACTTTCTCCAACCTGCTGATTCCTTTGCAGGTAGGTGCCCGCGATATGGCTTCTCCTCTCATGAACATGATGAGCTATTGGTTCTTCTTCCTGGCTAGCGTGGTGATGATGACCTCTCTGTTTGTACAGACTGGTCCTGCATCTGGAGGTTGGACTGCTTATCCGCCATTGAGTGCGCTGGGCGATGCGTCAATTGGTTCTAAAATAGGTATGGACCTCTGGTTATCGGCAATGGCACTGTTCGTAGTGTCTCAGCTGCTGGGTGGTCTGAACTATATCTCTACTATTCTGAACATGCGTACCAAAGGTATGACTATGACCAAGATGCCACTGACTATCTGGGGCTTCTTCTTCACAGCTGTACTGGGTGTACTTTCCTTCCCTGTATTACTGTCAGGGTTTATCCTGCTGCTGTTCGACCGCCATGGTGGTACCAGCTTCTACCTGAGCGAACTGTTCGTAAATGGTAAAGCATTGAGCAACGAAGGGGGTTCTGCTATCCTGTACCAGCACTTGTTCTGGTTCCTGGGTCACCCTGAGGTATACATCATCATCCTCCCGGCAATGGGTATGGTATCTGAAGTAATGGCGGTTAACTCCCGCAAACCTATCTTCGGTTACCTGGCGATGGTTGGTTCCATGTTCGCGATTGTTATCCTGGCTTTCCTGGTATGGGCGCACCACATGTTCGTAACTGGTCTGAACCCATTCCTTGGTGCCTTCTTCGTACTGTTAACATTGCTGATTGCGGTACCGTCTGCGATCAAGGTGTTCAACTGGATCACTACGATCTGGAGAGGTAACATCCGTTTTACTCCTGGTATGCTGTTCTCTATCGGTTTCGTGAGCACATTCATCTCTGGTGGTCTGACTGGTATCTGGCTGGGTAACTCCTCTATCGATATTCACCTGCACGATACATATTTCGTAATCGCGCACTTCCATATAGTAATGGGTGTATCTGCCTTCTTCGGTACTTTCGCCGGTGTATATCACTGGTTCCCGAAAATGTTTGGCCGTTACATGAACAATACCCTTTCTTACATCCACTTCTGGATCACCCTGTGTGGTGCTTACCTGATCTTCTGGCCAATGCACTATGAAGGTCTGGTGGGTATGCCAAGGAGGTATTATGACTACTCAAACTGGGAGTCTTTCAAACAGTTCGCTGATCTGAACCACTTCATCTCTATCGTGGTGATCCTGGTATTTGCTACTCAGCTCCTGTTTGTATTCAACTTCTTCTATAGCATCTTCAAGGGTCGTAAGTTAACAACTCAGAACCCATGGAATGCGACTACCCTGGAATGGACTACTCCGATTAATCCTGGTCACGGTAACTGGCCTGGTGAGATCCCTGAAGTTCACCGTTGGGCTTACGATTACAGCAAGGATGGCCAGGATTTCATTCCTCAGGTCGTTCCACTGTCTCCGGAAGAACAAGCTAACGGCGGTCACTAA
- a CDS encoding cytochrome c oxidase subunit II, whose product MSGYLAVLVVVLIFVVIFQIAKASEYVSILKGEKKSRQQSNKVNGFLMIVFLVVGLIGVYYCNELLKGKIGVESASVQGEGIDSMIKWTLVITGIVFIITQILLFWFAFKYQEKEGQKAFYFPHNNKLELIWTVIPAITLTILVAFGLRHWFRLTSDAPKDAMVVEVTGKQFNWLVRYPGKDGQLGRKFFKNINEANNPVGQDWDDQLNKDDFMTTDIHLVVNKPVKFIIGSRDVIHDVGLSAFRMKMDAVPGIPTTLWVTPKFTTKEMRQKMDNPDYVYELSCDQMCGKGHYSMKANIVVETQEEFDAWAAKQKAQYDLAHESATPAPAAAAADSTQKAVAKN is encoded by the coding sequence ATGTCAGGATATTTAGCAGTCTTAGTAGTTGTGCTCATATTCGTAGTCATCTTCCAGATTGCGAAGGCCAGCGAATATGTGTCGATATTAAAGGGAGAAAAGAAGTCGCGCCAGCAATCTAACAAGGTGAACGGCTTCCTGATGATCGTGTTCCTGGTGGTGGGCCTGATAGGTGTTTACTACTGTAATGAGTTACTGAAAGGTAAAATTGGTGTTGAATCCGCCTCTGTACAGGGTGAAGGTATCGACAGCATGATTAAATGGACACTGGTTATCACTGGTATCGTATTCATTATCACCCAGATCCTCCTTTTCTGGTTCGCATTTAAATACCAGGAAAAAGAAGGTCAGAAAGCCTTCTATTTTCCACATAATAATAAACTGGAATTAATCTGGACCGTAATACCTGCTATCACCTTGACAATCCTGGTTGCATTCGGTTTAAGACACTGGTTCCGCCTCACTTCCGATGCGCCGAAAGATGCAATGGTAGTTGAAGTAACTGGTAAGCAGTTCAACTGGCTGGTTCGTTACCCAGGTAAAGATGGTCAGCTGGGCCGTAAGTTCTTCAAAAACATCAACGAAGCCAACAATCCTGTAGGTCAGGATTGGGACGATCAGCTGAATAAGGATGACTTCATGACAACCGACATTCACCTGGTAGTAAACAAACCAGTGAAATTCATCATCGGTTCCCGCGATGTAATCCATGACGTAGGTCTGTCTGCTTTCCGTATGAAGATGGATGCTGTTCCAGGTATCCCTACTACGCTGTGGGTAACTCCAAAGTTCACCACAAAGGAAATGAGACAGAAGATGGACAATCCTGATTATGTGTACGAACTTTCCTGCGATCAGATGTGTGGTAAAGGTCACTACTCTATGAAGGCTAACATCGTGGTAGAAACTCAGGAAGAATTCGATGCCTGGGCTGCTAAGCAGAAAGCTCAGTATGATCTTGCTCATGAAAGCGCGACTCCGGCTCCTGCAGCAGCAGCTGCTGACAGCACCCAAAAGGCAGTGGCTAAAAACTAG
- a CDS encoding quinol:cytochrome C oxidoreductase, whose amino-acid sequence MKDQFVVPARLKTTSFVLMGIGLLTLLIGFFAFSGEHGSTRFWAGLLQNSSFFLLVVLASTFFIGATTLAHGAWQVGFRRVPEAISMAVPVLGGVFFVILMCLVYGKAGHIYHWLDKEHVQHDPILKWKEAFLNPTFFTVAAILTIGLWILFTVKLRNMSIEEDGWDLSKESGKRILWRNTVMCGGFVVIYALSVGSTSPWLWLMSIDAHWYSTMYSWYTFVSSWVSGISLIALWVIYLKRNGYLPNVNEEHLHDLGKFAFGFSIFWTYLWFSQYMLIWYANMPEEIIYFKPRLWGEWRPIFFLNLIINFITPLLFLMSRDNKRNWSSMTFITVLIIAGHWMDFWQMVGPGTYQHLVFPWYELGLGVGFVGLIIFLVSRNLTKAPLVPKNHPYLKESIIHQV is encoded by the coding sequence ATGAAGGACCAATTTGTAGTACCGGCAAGATTAAAGACGACCAGCTTCGTGTTAATGGGGATTGGCTTGCTGACTTTGTTGATCGGATTTTTCGCATTTAGTGGTGAGCATGGCTCCACACGTTTCTGGGCTGGCCTCCTGCAGAACAGCTCTTTCTTTCTACTTGTAGTATTAGCCAGTACCTTCTTTATTGGTGCCACTACCCTGGCACATGGTGCATGGCAGGTTGGTTTCCGTCGCGTACCGGAAGCCATCTCAATGGCTGTTCCTGTATTAGGTGGTGTCTTTTTCGTAATTCTGATGTGCCTGGTCTATGGTAAAGCTGGTCATATTTACCACTGGCTTGACAAAGAGCATGTGCAACACGATCCAATCCTGAAATGGAAAGAGGCATTCCTGAATCCTACTTTCTTTACAGTAGCAGCTATCCTGACAATTGGTCTCTGGATACTGTTCACTGTTAAACTCCGCAACATGTCCATCGAAGAAGATGGATGGGATCTCTCTAAAGAAAGCGGTAAACGCATCCTCTGGAGAAATACTGTGATGTGCGGTGGTTTCGTAGTAATCTACGCACTGAGCGTTGGTTCTACATCTCCCTGGTTATGGTTAATGAGTATCGATGCACATTGGTACTCTACTATGTATAGCTGGTATACCTTCGTGAGTAGCTGGGTATCTGGTATCTCCCTGATCGCATTGTGGGTTATCTATCTGAAACGTAATGGCTACCTGCCTAATGTGAATGAAGAACACCTGCATGACCTGGGTAAATTCGCTTTCGGTTTCAGTATCTTCTGGACTTACCTCTGGTTCTCCCAGTACATGCTGATCTGGTATGCTAACATGCCTGAAGAAATTATTTACTTCAAACCACGTCTGTGGGGTGAGTGGAGACCTATCTTCTTCCTGAACCTGATCATCAACTTCATCACTCCGCTGTTGTTCCTGATGAGCAGAGATAACAAACGTAACTGGTCTTCTATGACTTTCATCACTGTGCTGATCATCGCTGGTCACTGGATGGACTTCTGGCAGATGGTGGGTCCTGGTACTTATCAGCACCTGGTGTTCCCTTGGTATGAGCTTGGTCTGGGCGTAGGTTTTGTTGGTCTGATCATCTTCCTCGTGTCAAGAAATCTGACTAAGGCTCCGCTGGTTCCAAAGAACCACCCTTATCTGAAAGAAAGTATTATACACCAGGTTTAA
- a CDS encoding cytochrome c, producing MKRTSNILIAAALVSGALVSVSCNRGENNRKPGRIYMPDMYESRAYEFYNEKVSSMKPVDGTVKRGELLPYHLKAEDTALANGVKNPLILAKADLEEGKRLFNIYCGICHGTKLDGNGPLYKDGNGPYVAAPANLASGAKASYSEGRLFHVMTYGYNVMGSYASQLDRTQRWKIAAYIRSVQNGGANPPTLVDGDAGTPAATPAPAAAAPTSDSTTHK from the coding sequence ATGAAAAGGACTTCCAACATATTGATCGCAGCTGCTTTGGTAAGTGGAGCTTTGGTATCGGTATCATGCAACAGGGGAGAGAATAACAGAAAGCCCGGAAGGATTTACATGCCTGACATGTATGAATCCCGTGCTTATGAGTTCTATAATGAGAAGGTATCATCTATGAAACCTGTAGATGGCACCGTGAAGAGAGGAGAGTTATTGCCTTACCATCTGAAAGCAGAAGATACTGCGTTAGCTAACGGTGTTAAAAATCCACTGATTCTGGCGAAAGCGGATCTGGAGGAAGGAAAACGTTTATTCAATATTTATTGTGGTATTTGCCATGGCACTAAGCTGGATGGTAACGGTCCGTTGTATAAGGATGGTAATGGTCCTTATGTAGCAGCTCCTGCCAACCTGGCCAGCGGTGCGAAAGCCAGCTACAGCGAAGGTCGCCTGTTCCACGTAATGACTTATGGTTACAACGTGATGGGTAGCTACGCCAGCCAGCTGGATAGAACACAGCGTTGGAAAATAGCTGCATATATCCGCAGCGTGCAGAACGGTGGTGCGAACCCTCCTACCCTGGTAGATGGTGACGCTGGTACACCAGCTGCAACTCCTGCTCCTGCAGCAGCAGCTCCTACTTCGGACAGCACTACACATAAGTAA
- a CDS encoding DUF3341 domain-containing protein translates to MAVKNFVVASFDDEAVLFPAVKKVRTAGYKIHDVYTPFPVHGLDHAMGLRETSLHTAGFIYGVCGTTTALSCMSWIFTSDWPLNIGGKPHFPLPAFIPITFELTVLFAAVGMVMTFCYLCNLMPGVKKHIFHPRQTDDLFVMAIEVTAKTNAEEVKALLAKAGGLEINEQRAEAGWWYGRFDEDDEPTLYKNAQTAPVNA, encoded by the coding sequence ATGGCGGTTAAAAATTTCGTTGTAGCAAGTTTTGATGATGAGGCGGTATTATTTCCGGCAGTTAAAAAAGTAAGAACTGCGGGCTACAAAATCCATGATGTATACACACCATTTCCAGTACATGGTCTTGATCATGCAATGGGCCTTCGTGAAACCAGCCTGCACACTGCCGGTTTCATATATGGTGTTTGTGGTACTACGACAGCATTATCCTGCATGAGCTGGATCTTTACATCAGACTGGCCTTTGAACATCGGTGGTAAGCCACACTTCCCGTTACCGGCGTTCATACCTATTACCTTCGAGTTGACAGTACTGTTCGCTGCGGTAGGTATGGTAATGACCTTCTGCTACCTGTGTAACCTGATGCCTGGTGTGAAGAAACACATCTTCCATCCACGTCAGACAGACGATCTGTTTGTAATGGCTATCGAGGTAACTGCTAAAACAAACGCTGAAGAAGTGAAAGCCCTGCTGGCAAAAGCTGGTGGACTGGAAATCAACGAACAGCGTGCGGAAGCAGGATGGTGGTACGGTCGTTTCGATGAGGATGATGAACCTACCCTGTACAAGAACGCACAGACTGCACCTGTAAACGCGTAA
- the nrfD gene encoding NrfD/PsrC family molybdoenzyme membrane anchor subunit: MHLKYESTLREPLVDGEKNYHQVTEDIISPIEGKPGKLWYVGFFISVALLLWGVFSVTWEVYYGTGVWNLNKTIGWGWDITNFVWWVGIGHAGTLISAILLLFRQGWRTGVNRAAEAMTIFAVMCAGQFPIFHMGRVWMAFFVLPYPNTRGPLWVNFNSPLLWDVFAISTYFTVSLLFWYSGLLPDFATVRDRAKTKLRKLLYGVASFGWTGSAKHWQRHEALSLVLAGLSTPLVLSVHTIVSFDFATSVIPGWHTTIFPPYFVAGAIFSGFAMVNTLLIIVRKVLGLEDYITMGHMEAMNKVIVLTGSVVGCAYLTELFMAWYAAVPYEFATFYKYRAAGPLGWSYWIMMTCNVITPQVFWFRKMRRNIVVTFVMSIIVNIGMWFERFVIICTSLYRDYLPSSWSYYRPSWPEVGFYMGTFGLFFTCFFLFAKYFPVIAVSEIKFVLKTSGESFKRDNMEKLEPLSAEEFEHIAHGHHDDDHGHAGHAVAHAHN; encoded by the coding sequence ATGCATTTAAAGTACGAATCCACACTAAGAGAACCATTAGTTGATGGGGAGAAGAATTACCACCAGGTAACAGAAGATATCATCAGCCCTATTGAAGGGAAACCTGGTAAACTGTGGTATGTAGGCTTTTTCATTTCCGTAGCGTTGTTGTTATGGGGTGTTTTCTCCGTGACCTGGGAAGTTTATTATGGAACAGGTGTGTGGAACCTGAATAAAACAATTGGATGGGGTTGGGATATCACCAACTTCGTATGGTGGGTAGGTATTGGTCACGCGGGTACGCTGATCTCTGCGATCCTCCTGCTGTTCCGTCAGGGATGGCGTACAGGGGTAAACCGTGCGGCAGAAGCGATGACGATCTTCGCGGTAATGTGTGCCGGTCAGTTCCCAATCTTCCACATGGGTCGTGTATGGATGGCCTTCTTTGTATTGCCTTATCCAAATACCCGTGGTCCACTGTGGGTGAACTTTAACTCTCCACTCCTCTGGGACGTATTTGCGATCTCTACTTACTTCACAGTATCTCTGCTGTTCTGGTATTCAGGTTTGCTGCCTGACTTTGCAACTGTGCGTGACAGGGCAAAGACCAAACTGCGTAAACTGCTGTATGGTGTAGCATCTTTCGGTTGGACCGGTTCTGCAAAACACTGGCAGCGTCATGAGGCCCTGTCTTTGGTACTGGCAGGTCTGTCTACCCCACTTGTACTTTCTGTACACACCATTGTATCTTTTGACTTTGCAACTTCAGTAATACCTGGTTGGCATACTACCATCTTCCCTCCCTACTTCGTAGCGGGTGCGATCTTCTCCGGATTTGCGATGGTAAATACACTGCTGATTATCGTACGTAAAGTATTAGGACTGGAAGACTACATCACCATGGGCCACATGGAAGCCATGAACAAAGTGATCGTACTGACCGGTTCTGTAGTAGGTTGTGCTTACCTGACTGAGCTCTTCATGGCATGGTATGCAGCTGTACCTTACGAGTTTGCAACATTCTATAAATATCGCGCAGCTGGTCCGCTGGGTTGGTCTTACTGGATCATGATGACTTGTAACGTAATTACGCCGCAGGTGTTCTGGTTCCGTAAAATGAGAAGAAACATCGTAGTAACATTCGTAATGTCAATCATAGTGAACATCGGTATGTGGTTCGAGCGTTTCGTAATCATCTGTACTTCCCTGTATCGTGACTATCTGCCATCCAGCTGGAGCTACTATCGTCCATCCTGGCCAGAAGTTGGTTTCTATATGGGTACCTTCGGTCTGTTCTTCACCTGCTTCTTCCTGTTTGCTAAATACTTCCCGGTAATTGCAGTATCGGAAATCAAGTTCGTACTGAAAACTTCCGGTGAGAGCTTCAAGAGAGACAACATGGAGAAACTGGAGCCACTTTCCGCTGAGGAATTTGAGCACATCGCTCATGGTCATCATGATGACGACCACGGACATGCAGGTCATGCCGTAGCACACGCTCACAATTAA